ATTTATTTCTGAGAACAAAATCACAATGCCAATATCGATTTCTTGattgaaacattgaaaatagcaaaaaactttttgtacAATCATTATAGAACCTATGAAtgtgttcaaatttttttaaaaatttatgacaataaattgacggcaAGAAGATTCCAAAAAGGTAAGAAAAATGCTTAAATAGAGTAGTTTAAAATAAGTTTAAGtgcataaaatttatagtaaaaGTATATAAAACATCGAAGtccaaaaatttcatctgATTTATTACGATATTTACTGTATAGCTCTAAATGTTCGTTACAGTTCATTTCCACAAATTACTAAAGTTATTGCGAcgaattttcgtaaaattgattaaatatttaCCAGTGAATTCATCTCGGTGGTTAGTTGAAGGAATAATGAAGAAATCTGTTGAATCACTGAGATTTTATAGCAATTTCGTAGGCTGGAATAGCTTTCTCAATGGAATAAACAGGGACGTGGAAATAAGTGAAGAGTGAAGAGTGAAAAGCAGCACACTTGTTGGAACAGTGGCAGCTTTTTATTGAcaaaggttttttttctaattactaCCGGCATGTCACGATCAGCTTCTCTCTTGTTGTGCGGTTCATTCGCGGCCGCGAAGCCGTCGAAGCCATTGCCAAGAAAACGTTGTATTAATAGTGTGTATGAAATGTATTATGTATGTGCTAAGATATTGCGTGGGAGAAAACTGATCGGTTTTATATTCTCAAGACACTTTCTCTGTGGTCAATAATTTTACTTTATGCGATTTCGATTTCAAATCAATATAAACAATTCTCTTGTGGACGAATGGCAAATTAATCGGCTCAATTAATTGCTTTTAAATATAGCTAGGGGCTGGTTTGAACAACTTTATTCGAGCAGAACAGCTTTAGTCTGTGCAAAATTACCCTGGTAAAAATGTAACATATATGTCCCGCAATTTCTGCAAcgatatttatcaaatttattatcGAACTCTCATTGTCTCTAATTTTGTTTCGACTACTTCCAGATTATGCGcagaatttttctgaaatttttttttgaacctCGAGGTGCGAATAActagaaatattttacaaaattcccGTCAAACTTCTGAATTGCGTGATGATAATCAGTTCTTACAAGCCTTTTCCAAAGTGCGTTTGAGTTTCCGAATATTAgcaaatttcgttgaaaaatattcaaaaatatttttccaccaaGGAACtttcaatcgatttttaagaaatatttcagaaaataaatttaatttcaattttctaaccAAATTTACCcctgaatttttattctcgaCTGAAAACAGCTGAGAGTAGCCAAGAATAATGTACAAGAATAATCAAAGCTTAAAAGACATTCTTTAAACAGCCTttagtataattttttgaaaacgttATTTGATAGctacataaaaatatattttacgttTGCAGAAAATGAGTTGTCATTACCTTTGCAAATAAAAACCTGCGCTGCGAGAGTGATAAATTGTTCGTAACGTAGTGTTCggtaattatataaataatcttGCCATTGTCATCTTGCAGCAGTCGATTTCTATTTGGCCCAAGGGGATAAACCGCCGATTGTTATAACCAGTCGGTCCGGTAATTCTGAGTGATATTCACATGAACTTTGGTATAAGTTGTATAAATAGAGATGGGTTTTCCAAGAATGCTTCCCAGAAATATGGATTTTGATTTACCTCAGACACTACGCAATAACTCGTCAACCTACGCTCATCGCTTTGAATAACCATAAAAAATTACAGGTTGCCTCTGGGGAAAAAACTTGATGTTTTTTGCCCATGGACATTCACACCGAGAACTCACAAGCGGAACAGTGAAAGGCATGTTTCCAGATGAACACGCGTAGATTGCTTAGTTTTTCATCTCATACGGCATACCGTTCGTTATTCATGTCGATTAAGAAAGgctttataaaaatatcgtacCGATAAATCCGAGCGAGTCATTACTGGAATTGCTTTAACAACCGTGGTAACAAATATTTAGATTCGAATCGCCAAAGTTGTaggcttttcaaaattgaacgttTTCTACCGAAGAAAACAGTACTTTTCGCTCACTCCAATATCTCAAAAATAGTCTGACCCAACATCCTTTAGAAGTTTGTATTTATCTCTAATAAAGTCCGAGAATTAGCCAATCGAAGAGTccattatttaaaattttcaatcccaCTAATTCTCAGCGATTTGATGGAGAGTTTTCAAAAAGTCTTGAGACGTTCTCAAAATATCAATTGGCAAATCAACATTCGAAACGAATTCCATTTTATGGGGAAATTCCAACAATTAATATTGAAGAAGTTTTCctaaacattgaaaaaatttctcaccatatttttttgaaaattttcagcataCTCTGTGCCACACTATACgctatatttaattttttttttttttttttttacgtgaaaCGTTTATCAGATTACGTTTTACGGACCAAAATTATCATATAATACTATTTGATATTTACTCAGAGATTCAATATACTGAGAGAAATGTCTCGGTGTTTTTATTGCActagtccttaactattttcattttgtacgataatcgaaaaataaagttttgagtacaaattgaaaatcagtttttttcctttaatgataaaatttgatacgTGTTACGATTCTTCTTGATTATGGTCTCTTGGTTTTCTTATATCTTTTGCGACAGTTCGATGTCAATGTAGCAATAAACTGATGTTAATTCGACGGCAAAAATGTAGTGAACGAAAGAAAACGATTCaacgttgcaataaccagaaAATACAGTATTGACAAGTTATGTAATTCCAAGAAACCGGTATTTGCACAACATTTATTAACACCGTCGTTGTAGCGATACCTATTCAACAagaattttcttgtaactataacgaatgaaatttcctTGAGTAGAACCTTTTAGAATTTTGCGTAAAAGAAATAACGATAATCaggtatacattttttctcaccCAGGGAATAACCTTATACAATGATTTACTGCATACTCCGCATGATTCACGATTATACCGCAAACCGGCATGTCTAGGCTTGAAATGTGGAATACACGTGAGAGAATGGTGGGGATCGGGAAAATCCCGTGTAGTAGTATGTAATCCTGGTGTCTACAGTATGGCAAGAACAGCGCCTCGACATGGCCGCGAGGAGAAGATTGCTACTTGTGATATTGGCCTCGAATTTTTTACCGGGAAAATCGGCAGTCGACGGATATTCGAAACCGTGTTCAACAGCGGCGATCGTGAACCGTACCGAAAAGGCGGGTGAATTTCTGGCAGAAAATGGAACGCAGTTTGAAAAGGACTGTATCTGCAACTGGAAAACCTGCTTGCCACTCTGCTGCCCCTTGGGGCAAGCGAAAAGCGAGAGTAACAGCTGCGTTGAAGACAGTTTGGACGTAAATTTGACAGACATTCTTCTTCATTCGCACGGAGAAATGAGGCTGGATAAGCTTCATCCCTTCAATCTTGATCCTTGCGGTCTTGAATCGGCGCATTTCCGAGTTTCGATGGCGTTCGGTTTGCTCGAAAACGGTTCGTTGTACCTTTCGGATTATAGCAACGAAACTGTCGACGTTGGAATGTACTGCCTGTATCGCGATATCGAATCGCCGATTTATTCGGCGAAACTCTGTAATCCGAGGAAATCGCAAAGTTTGCCGTGGCTCATCGGATGCATCGTTTGCGCCTTCTTCGCCTTGGCGACCTTCATTGTTTACACCGTCGTCCCGGAGCTTAGAAACCTTCATGGACTCATTTTCCGATTATATTTGGCCTCGTACATCGGCTGCATAATCATGGCTCAGTCCGGTCTCAAGCTCATAACCGATCTGAAAAACTACAAGGAGATAATTCACGGTGATTGAGGCCATGCTGCTATAACTATTTTAGAccctggtgaaaaaaattataaaaaatttatcgtgatttattttttcattctttagtAGTTTCGCGAAAATATGTCAATATACATTATGTCGCCGGATAGTTCGGAGGAAAATTAGTATTATTTTTGtgcgaaaagtaaaaattattctaatgATATCTGAACGATTTGGAAATAGTCCTGAGAGTTCCCGGAAAGAAATCAGATTCTTTCGAACTTCGTTTtgcattgaaaatatgaaaaacttttattgaaaatatgaccaatttttagagaaaattAATACGTTCACCTTTGCGCAAAACTTCAATTTGTATGCCTAGTCtggtaaaattgaatttctagtgtttttgtttattttgtgaTGATATTGCGTTTTAAGAAACTAGCATGGATTTCTCAGAGAAATTAGAAATATCGGGTAACAATTGCTAAGGGTTTTTCATAAATATGCAGCTGAAAGTATACGAACGtatctgtaataaaatttttatgaaacaagaATTCTGCAATCTTTTCcgaaatatcaaaattttttcataaatttgtcGAATTTAATGATCTGCATTGAAACTGAGATATTTCTATAGCATTCTTAAAAAGTGTTGCAATTTATCAGAGATTCTTCAGAAATACTGAGAAGCtttagaaattaattttctgagTGACTTCGTGCAAATACAAATTTACCGAAAATGATTTGCGCCAGGGGAGTTATTAACATGCTTAGagttgtgataaaataaagtttcgttTTTCTATCCAGTGAATCACTTGCAAAGAGAGACTTTCGGATTTTCAGGCTCGTTAGTAAAATTACACGACTTTTTAAGGATCGGATTGAATTCCGTGTcatttaagaattttttgaggTCGTTAGATACCCTGGTATTCCAGGGGAAATTTATTGAATGTTTCAGAGCTTCTAAATCTtagtttaaataaaatttgggTTTGAAATTA
The sequence above is drawn from the Neodiprion pinetum isolate iyNeoPine1 chromosome 2, iyNeoPine1.2, whole genome shotgun sequence genome and encodes:
- the LOC124212468 gene encoding G-protein coupled receptor Mth2-like, coding for MAARRRLLLVILASNFLPGKSAVDGYSKPCSTAAIVNRTEKAGEFLAENGTQFEKDCICNWKTCLPLCCPLGQAKSESNSCVEDSLDVNLTDILLHSHGEMRLDKLHPFNLDPCGLESAHFRVSMAFGLLENGSLYLSDYSNETVDVGMYCLYRDIESPIYSAKLCNPRKSQSLPWLIGCIVCAFFALATFIVYTVVPELRNLHGLIFRLYLASYIGCIIMAQSGLKLITDLKNYKEIIHAFVGIYFCLTCALWLNVMSFDIWWTLRSLAPIQSNVKERERKRLRWYMAYAWLGPGVLMIVFCFVVLVGNIRSKSVSLCFLVGPIVTAGICNTCLYIATAITIIRRRKDTSHLVDGVNKHHQENVQWFNLYLKLFVVMGGPMIWLVATVTRRSLTYKLSALADVLQMSQCIMVFIIFVWKDDVKRSLRRLYARTMHKLPSSLRADRIHTTVN